GGACCTGATCAGTTCCGCAACATTGGGCTCTTTGAGAAAATGATCGAGACACAGCTCGATCAAATCACACTGACGTGACGCGTTCAGCAGATCTGCCGGTGCCAGAGTCCGGGATTCCGGTGTCACAGAGATACAAATCATTCACTGCGCCTTTCGTCAACGGACCTGTAAAGAATGCGTGCGTCCAGCGAAACGCCAGCGCAACCAGAACCGCAAGGGCCGGCATCAGCGGTGCACGCATTCGGGCATCCGTCCAGTAGAAAGTATGCATCAACTGGAACGCGAGAACGGTCAACCAGATCGGAGCCGACTTCGTACTGAAAAATGGCATGCGTTTGGCGATCCGACAAGTCAAACGAACAAGGATGAGGCCGATAATTGCGAACCAGAGTCCGGCATACCAAATGCTGCTCAGCAGTCGCTGGACATCGGACACCGCGCCGGTCGGGGAGATGGCCCAGAAAGTTCGAATGCGAAGCCAGGATGCGCGGACAAAGTTCGCTGGCTGCGATTGAATGGCCTGAAATGCCTGCGAATACATCCAGGTATCCGTTGCTTTTTCATCACCAATCGCGATTCCTGCAGCCCTCGCCTCGGATGCCATTCGTTTTTGCCACTGGTCCAGTTTCTCTCCGTCCCAGGGTTTCGTCGCATCGCCGTTGATGACGTCGCGGTAGTAATCAGGATTATTGCCCAATGCGAGTGTGTAGCCGCCGTGAGTTGTTGCCGGAATGAATGTCTGAAATTCAACAAAATTGCGAGTCACCCAGGGGCTGATCGCCAGCAGGAAACCAGCGGATGAAACCGTGCAGGGTGATACGAATTTCAGCATTCTTACAAAGAGGTTGCCTGATCGGAGGCTTCGTTTTTCCTGGGGTGCGAGAGCGAGCGATGTCAACAATTCGGAGGAGAGAAAAGCCATGACAACCAGACCAATAGGGCGGACCAGAGACGAAAATCCCAGGACAATGCCAGCCAGAAATCCCAGCCATCCGGTTCGTCGCGATGTGGAATTCTCCTGAGTTCCTGAGCTGATTTCTCCGTCGGCAGCAGATCGAAGGTGGAGCCGATTGCGAAACTGAATCCATAACACCATGCCGCCGGTCAGAGTCAGCGCGCTGACCACTTCGGTCATAGGAAGTGCCGAGTAGCGAATCAGCAATGGATCCAGCGCAACCAGAAGTGCTGCCAGATTTCCGGACATTGTGGAGAGCCCCACTTCTTCTGCCAGCTGTCGCGTGAGAAGGACCGTCAGAATACCAGCCGCAATATGAAGCATGGCGATTGCACGTTCGGGGCTGGAAGTACTACCAGGCATCATGGCAATCATGAAGGGATAACCGGGCGGGCGAAATGCTGTCGGTTTGTCTGTTCCGGGAACAACAAACCCCTTTCCCTGCTGAATCATCTGTGCGTGGGCAACGTAGGCATCCGGATCCGTCGCCAAATCGTCCGGTCGATTCAGAATACAGGCCGTCCGCGACAGCATCGCAGCCAGAAGGATCATTCCAAGAACAGGAGCCCTTGATGTCATCGCCCGTGATGGCATCGCCCTGGATTTCATCGAATGAGTTCGTCGTCGAAGTAGTTCGTTCCCATCCCGGCGTCAATCACAATGCCCTGGGAATTGATTCCACTGGATCGGGGACTGAGCAGAAACGCCACCGTATTGGCCACCTCTTCTGTTTGTACCGCCTTTTTTCGAAGCGTGGCTTTCTCGGCAAACAGATAACTATCAACGTACCCAGGAATCCCCGCGGACGCGGACGTCTTTAACAAACCGGGACAGACGGCATTGAAGCGAACGCGTGAAAATCGTGAAAACGACTTGGCCAGGAAACAGATGGAAGAATCGAGCGCGGCTTTCACGGGTGCCATGTAGCCGTAGTTTTCAGCCGCCATGCGAGTGGTGGAAATGGATATCGTGACGACACTGCCGATGTCCGGATCAAGCAGATCCCGCATCGCATTGCAGATTGCCGTCAGAGAATAGCATGAGATATCAATGGCCTGCAAAAACGCAGAACGGGGTGTTTCATGGAATGGCAGCCATCCCGCAGAATAGTCGGCAAAGGCAACCGAATGAACAATGCCATGGAGCGTATCAACGGTGGCTGCCACATTGCTCCGCAGCTGATCAATCTGTTCCTGTGATTCCACATCACACACGAACACGTTCGCCCCTGGCGCCAGCTTTCTCACTGATTCAGCGCGCGCTTCGGAGCGGACGGAAAACAAGACATTCGCACCCGCTTCCATCAACACGCGGGCCGTCTGCCATGCAACGCTTTTTTTATTCGCGACGCCCACGACAAGAATGTTGCGTCCGTTCAATTGAAGAAAATCGCTCATCGTGTTTTCAGTCGTTGAGTTTTCTGTCGTCGTTTCCCGCGCCCTGATGTCGCGGCCTTTGTTACCCGCGGCTTCGTGTTGATGGCTTTGGCTAATTCCTGCGGAACTGATCGGCTTTGATTGTCAGCCGTCCCAGGTCCTTTTGTTCGGCCGCCACTTCTATCTTCAACTGACTCTTTTCCAGCGCAAGATGTCCCGTTGGGGTCTCCAGGGTCTTCAGCGAGGTCGCTCGCTCATGCCAAACCCGAAACGTCCATTCGCCTGTTGGCAGGCTGGAAAGTTCAAACTCACCATTTTCGTCGGAGACAGCGACATACGGATGATCCGTAATCACCAGGTAGCCTCTCATCCACGAATGTATGGAGCAATCGACGCGAATGGGCTGTGTCTCGGCACGCGGGAATGTCTTCTGCAGTGGCGAATTCATGGGAATGACTTCGCTAAAGGGTTGGTTGCGTCGAGCGTAAACGGCTGCGTTGTGGGCGACAGGATCGGAATTCGTGAATTCGACGGGTTGTCCCGCCCGGGATGGCAGAATTCGCGGGACGAATCGGCAATCCTTGTTATCCATTCGTGGCAGCACGTCAGAAACGTCCAGCGATGGATGCGCTGGTGGAGCGGTCTTTGTATCCAGCCAGATCACGACATTTCTGATGCCGCGGGATTCCGGATGTACAACAAGTGACTCGTCCTTCAAGCCGACGGCGCCGCACACTTCTTCGTCTCGGGTGATTTCCAGCAGATCTGCTTCAGGAATTTCCCCGGAGAAAATGAACTGCCCCCGGAGGCTTCCCCAGTTCTTTTCCTGCGCGAACGATTCCGAATCGCAGCCGATGCCCGGAGCCAGAATGAGACACAGGCAGACGAGGACCGCCCGATACCCGAAGTCGAAATCTGAATTCCGTGGCTTGCTGCAATTCATTCGTGGTAATCCCGGGAGATTGGTTTGTGACTGCTTATGTCTCGCAGGTTCGGAGAGATGATCAGGCCGACCAGATCTGACTGCCCCCATCGACTCGCAAGACCTGTCCGGTGACAAAGTCGCCAAGCGGTCCGGCAAAGAATTCGACCACACGTGTGACTTCTTCGACCAGTCCGATCCTGTCAAGCGTTCCTTCAGTTACGAGCCGAGATTCCTCGACGGTTCGAGTGCCCAGAAATCGTCCTGTCCGCGTATCCCCCGGGGCGAGTGAGTTAACGTTGATGTTGCTCGTCCGTAGTTGTTCGGCCAGACATCGCGTGTACTCAACCACCGCAGCTTTCGCGGTCGCATAAATGGAACTGCTCGCAAGCCCCTTAAAGGCTGCGATGGAGCTGATGGTCAGAATCCGGCCGCTGCCCCGAGGCATCATGACTTTGGCGGCTGCCTGACATGTCAGAATGGTGCTCAGAAGATTCCTGTCGAGTACCGCACGGATGTCTTCGACCTTGATGTGGACGGCATCATTTGGATTCGGCTTACCACCCGCCGCAGCGATGTCACCTCCTGCGTTGTGGACGAGAATATCGAGCGGTCCCAATTCGTCGCACACGGTTTGCACAACGCGATTGGCATCGTCCTGAATTGTCAGGTCACCCAGAACGCGGCACGCCTTCACACCATATTTTCCGGCCACCTGTTGAGCAGTGTCGGTTAAAGTCGTGCCTTCGCCGTATTCCGCCGGTCCGTTTTCCCGCATGCCGTGGAAGCCGATACTGCAGCCGAGTGATGCAAGATGTTCGGCAAATGATCGGCCAAGTCCACGTCCTGAACCGGTGACAAGGGCCACTTTTCCTTCCAGAATTCGATTCGACATGCGATTCAGTTCCCCGATAAAAAAGAAAAGGCGTTGCAATGCTGCAACGCCCTAAGCGGAGAGAGGGGGATTCGAACCCCCGGTCCGGTTACCCGGACACAGCATTTCCAGTGCTGCACAATCGGCCACTCTGTCATCTCTCCAAGCTGTTGAAACACTATCGGCCATCGACCGCCAGTCTCCTCAACGAATGCTGGCGGGAAGTATCTCCATCCGCGAGATGCAATTCAAGCTGACCAGCCTCCGGAAAAACGACATCTGCAAAGGTTGCCACGAGAAATCGCTGCGGAACCCACCCTCACAGCCGATAATCTGCGTTCAGCAGTGTCGGGGCAACTCATGAATGGCTCCAGGTTTCGTTGCTTCGCTGTTTCTCGACTCTGGCAAGTTCGGTCGTCGAAAATCTCCGAACGACTGATCCAAAGGACTGAAATGTGACCCGGCAGTTCAGCGGCCGCTGCAGCAGCGTCAACGATTCCTGCCCCGGGGGCTTCAGCCCATCCTGCGTCCGGGCCGTTGCTCCAGTCCACTGTCTTTGACAACCGGAAATGATGAGTACGACAGCGGGGCACTTTTTGCGGATCACGTCGATGAAACAGGCTTGTACCGGAGGCTGAATGGGGCCTGAATCTCGTCTTTCCACTTGTGAAATCACTTTGGCAGGTCTAATCTAGGATGTAATCCTTTGCCCTCCCGCCTTTGTTGAATTCGCCCCACCGCCTTCCTCTGTCGACAATTCTGCAGATCACGTCGACCCACCAGGAGGAGTCAATACATTGTCTGTCCACTTCAGATCGTCAATCCATTTCAGATCACTCTGCCCCGTTGCAGTCTCTCTGGTCCTGATTCTGATTCTGAACGCATTCGGGCCACAGGCCCGTCTTCGCGCCGACGAACCGGCGGCGGAAGCTGGAAACAGCCCATCAGAGATGGTGGATTTTGAACGTCAGGTCCGGCCATTGCTGGAGGAACATTGCCTGGGCTGTCATGCGGCCGATGCTCAGGAAGGCGATCTACGACTGGACAGCCTGACGTCGTTGAGTGCAGGAGGTCGGTCAGGATCTCTTTTAATTCCGGGTAATGCCGACGAGAGTCTGTTGATTTCGGCGATTCGATACGGAGACGAATCGCTGCAAATGCCCCCCGATCAAAAGTTGCCGGCTGAAGCTGTTCAAACGATTGTTGACTGGATTAATCAGGGGGCGAGGCATCCGGATGGTATGATTACCGTCGCAGTGCCTGCACCGCCGTTCGACGTTGAGAAGGAAAAGCAGTTTTGGGCATTTCAGCCGGTGGCACGTCCGTCTGTTCCGGTGGTGGACGGGGCGGTCGTTGCCAATCCCATCGACGCATTCATTGCGGCGCGGCTAACTGAGGTTTCGTTGAGACAGAACCCTGCAGCCGATAAGAGGACATTGATTCGACGAGCGACCTTCGACCTGACGGGGCTTCCACCGACCCCAGCGGAGATCGAAGCCTTCCTTGCTGACGAAACCCCGGAGGCCTTCTCTGTCGTTATCGACCGTCTGCTTGCCTCACCCCATTATGGAGAACACTGGGGCCGACATTGGCTGGACGTGGTTCGGTACGCGGATTCCAATGGTCTGGACGAAAATGTGGCGCACGGGAATGCGTTTCGGTATCGCGACTACGTTGTTAAATCGTTGAATGACGACAAACCGTTCGACCAGTTTGTCCGCGAGCAGCTTGCCGGAGACTTACTGGTCACGGATGAAATGTCTGAGTCTCAGAAACATGAATTGCTCATCGGTACGGGTTTCCTGTCGCTTGGACCCAAAGTTCTGGCAGAAGCAGACAAGACAAAGATGCTGATGGACATTCTGGACGAACAGATCAACACCACCGGTGTCGCATTCATGGGCCTGACATTTGGTTGTGCTCGTTGCCACAACCACAAGTTCGATCCGATTTCGCAGGCCGACTACTATTCCATGGTTGGCATCTTTAAGAGCACGTACACGATGGAATCGTTGAAAACGATTGCAAAGTGGCATGAGAATTCTGTCGCAACCGAGGAGGACCTGCAGCGGTTAGAAGAACATAAATCCAGACTTGAAGCTGCAAAAGCAGAGATCGCTTCAACAATTCAAACTGCAAAGGCCTCGCTGGTTTCCGGGTTATCCGACGCTGAGGCGGAATCGCGTTTTTCAGACGAAACCCGGGCCGCTCTGAAACAACTTCGCGACGAACAGAAACAACTGGAGGCATCTGTTCCCGAACTGCCAACAGCAATGGGAGTCAAAGAAGGATCGCCGGAAACTTCACGCATTAATATCCGCGGCAGCCATCTAACACTGGGCCGTCCTGTCAGGCGTGATGTGCCGGCAGTGTTGAGGCTCGGCCCGGAGTACCAGATCCCCGAAACCGCGAGTGGTCGACTTCAGTTTGCCAACTGGCTTGTTGACCCTCAGCATCCACTCACGGCCCGGGTGATGGTCAACCGCGTCTGGCGATGGCATTTCGGACGTGGCATTGTCGCTTCTACGGACAATTTCGGTCACCTGGGCGATCATCCAACACACCCGAAACTTCTCGACTGGCTGGCCTGTGAGTTGATGGATGGCAAATGGTCACTTAAGAGTCTGCACCGGACCATTCTGTTATCGCACACCTGGCAGCAGTCCAGTGAGTCGAACCCTGCGGGCGAAGATGCCGACCCCGCCAACCATTTGTTGTGGCGATCTGGTGTCCATCGACTGGACGCAGAATCGATTCGCGATGCTATTCTGGCGGTTAGCGACCGGCTGGATCGCACGATGGGTGGTTCGTTACTTCATGTCAAGAATCGTGAGTTCCTTTTCAATCACACATCAAAGGATGAAACCCGTTACGACGCACCAAGGCGATCGATTTATCTGCCGCTCATTCGTAACAACATCTACGACGGATTCTCACTGTTCGACTGCACAGATGCAGCTGTTGCCAATGGCAACCGGTCGACCTCGACGGTCGCTTCTCAGGCATTGTTCATGATGAACAGCGAACTTCTGATTGAATCAGCCCAACAACTGGCAAGAGTGACACTTTCCGAAGGCGGGGCTTCACCACAGGAACGCATCGACTGGTTGTTTGGTCGCACGATGGGCCGTCCCGCGACGGCCAAAGAACGAAATGCGGTCATCGCGACACTTCAGACTCTTCGGGAGAGAAGTGTTTCGGCTGGTAGCGGTCCTTCAGAAGGTGAAACACCCCGTGAGAATTCGGAAGAAGCGGCGTGGGCCATTGTTTGTCAGAGTCTGCTGGCGTCGAACGAGTTCATCTATGTTCGTTGATGATCAGATCGCTGTCTGGTCACTTCTCGAGTCATTAGATATTGAAACAAGAGCGTGGTGATGTTCGAAATTCCGCGAAACCGAAGATGTGCATTGAAGAACTCTGCGGTCGGATTTGGCTGGCTCGCGGCGCAGGCTCTCCTGCAGCAGCAGGCTTCATCTGACGATGCTGTCATTTCGGGGCGGCACTCGACATCTGCGTCGCCGTTCCATTTTGCTCCGCGGGCAAAACGAGTCATCTTCATGTTCATGAAAGGGGGCCCGTCACAGGTTGACACTTTTGACTACAAACCGCAGCTTCAGAAAGACGATGGTAAACCTCTGCCGTTCGATAAACCCCGAGTCACATTTGCTGCCACCGGCAACCTGCTGGGATCTCCCTGGCGATTTCGTCCTTACGGCGAAAGCGGCATACCTGTCAGTTCATTGTTTCCGCACGTTGCGAAGCACGTCGATGATATTTGTTTTCTGAATTCGGTGCATGGAACCAACGCTGCCCACGGTGGCGCGGCACTGAAACTTCACACGGGCAGCGATACGTTTGTTCGTCCGGGGATGGGAGCCTGGGTGAATTACGGCCTGGGGACAGAAAATGACAACCTGCCTGGCTTTGTCACGATTTGCCCAACGCTGGCCCATGGCGGCGTGAACAATTGGGGATCGGCCTTCCTGCCAGCAGAGTGTCAGGGGGTACCACTGGGAGTTGCCAGCCAGCCTTCGACGAATGCCAACGTGAAGTACATCGCCAATTCGAAGTGGTCACCCGAAGCTCAGCGAACCCAGCTCGACCTGATGAAGCAGTTGAACGAATTCCATAAGCATCAGGCTGCTGGCAGCGAATCGGCACTGGAAGCGAGAATCAAGTCGTTTGAACTGGCGTTTCGCATGCAATCCGAAATGCCCCGGGTGCAGGATTTATCACAGGAATCTGCAGCCACGCTGGAAATGTATGGTTTGAACAACACCATTACGGAAGATTTTGGTCGCCAGTGTTTGCTGGCCCGCCGATTCGCGGAGGCTGGTGTACGGTTCATTCAGGTGACGCACAGCGATACCAACGTACAATGGGATCAGCATTCCAGCCTTCGGACCGGACACGAAAAAAATGCAGCTGAAGTTGACCAGCCCATTGCAGCTTTGATTGCAGATCTGAAACAAAGAGGCCTGCTCGACGATACGCTGTTGCTTTGGGGAGGTGAATTTGGGCGAACCCCGGTCGCTCAGGGCAAAGATGGCCGGGACCACAACCCGGAAGGCTTTACGATGTGGATGGCGGGGGCTGGTGTTCGGGGAGGTATGCGATACGGTGCCACCGACGAATATGGTTTCTATGCCACAGAAAACAAAATGCATATCCATGACGTTCACGCGACGATGCTCCATCTGCTGGGGCTGGATCATTTACGTTTAACGTATCGATACGCGGGGCGAGACTTCCGGCTGACGGATGTAGCGGGTAACGTTCATCACGCCGTGATTGGCTGAACGCAACCAAAATCGTCTCGGAACACACTCCATGGGTCTTCTTGCCGGAACAATTTTCGACCGTCCTCCGCATTGCGATGTTTGCGAGCGACTGGAATCCGAGTGCATTTGTCCGCCGCCAGAGCCTGAACAAAAACAGTATTTGGCCCCGGGCAAGCAGACGGCCAGACTAGCCGTTGAGAAGCGAAAACGCGGGAAAATGGTGACCGTAATTCGTGGACTGAATGCGAATGACAGCGATCTGCCGGGGCTGCTGACCCGACTGAAGACTCATTGCGGAGCAGGTGGATCGATGGGCGACGAGGACACTCTGGAGATTCAGGGAACCCACCTGGACCGGATTCGTGCCGAGCTGCAGAAAATTGGCTACAAAGTAAAGGGCTAGCTGAAGTCATGCGATCCATTTGCTTCCGGAAGACAGTCTTGCTTCTGCTGTTGATTTCATTTCCAGAGACAAAGGCCTGGTCTGAACTCCCCGAACTGATGGAATTCACAACCACCAGCCCGCTGGATCAGGAGGTTCAGAATGTTCGCTTCTGGGCACCGGAGAATGCGAACACAGCGGAAACTCCTGTGCTGGTGTTTCTGCATTCATGGAGCGGAGATTATCGCCAGGACAACAGTAAGTGGTTCGCGCAGGCCGTAAAACGCGGGTGGATTTTTCTGCATCCGGATTTTCGTGGCGTGAATAATTCGCCAAAGGCCTGTGGTTCGGTATTCGCGCGACAGGACATTCTGGACGCGATGGCAGAATGCAGAAGACGATTTCGCATCGATCACAAGCGTGTCTATCTTGCGGGTGTTTCCGGCGGTGGTCACATGTCTTTATTGATGGCCGGCCATCACGCGAATGAATTCTCTGCCGTGTCTGCGTGGGTTGGCATCAGTGATCTGGCCGAATGGCATTCGTTTCACGTCAGGGATGGCAAGCCACAGCGTTACGCACAGATGATTGAGAAATCTCTGAGCGGTCCGCCAGGTGTCTCAGGTGAAAGAGACGCAGATTACCGGGATCGTTCGCCATTGTTTCATCTGAGTCGTGTTGGCAATCTTCCTGTCGATATCTACGCCGGGGTTGAAGATGGTCACAGCGGATCCGTGCCCGTAAGCCATTCGTTGAGGGCATTCAATGAGATCGCGAGGATTCAAAACGCGGAACTGATCAGTGAATCAGAAATCGAGCAAATCCGGCATTCAAAGCGACTGGCGGTTCCCACTCCCTCAGACCTTCGCGGAATCGAAGATTTTGGCCGCACAATCCATCTTCATCGAACGGCT
This portion of the Planctomycetaceae bacterium genome encodes:
- a CDS encoding SDR family oxidoreductase; its protein translation is MSDFLQLNGRNILVVGVANKKSVAWQTARVLMEAGANVLFSVRSEARAESVRKLAPGANVFVCDVESQEQIDQLRSNVAATVDTLHGIVHSVAFADYSAGWLPFHETPRSAFLQAIDISCYSLTAICNAMRDLLDPDIGSVVTISISTTRMAAENYGYMAPVKAALDSSICFLAKSFSRFSRVRFNAVCPGLLKTSASAGIPGYVDSYLFAEKATLRKKAVQTEEVANTVAFLLSPRSSGINSQGIVIDAGMGTNYFDDELIR
- a CDS encoding phospholipid carrier-dependent glycosyltransferase; this translates as MKSRAMPSRAMTSRAPVLGMILLAAMLSRTACILNRPDDLATDPDAYVAHAQMIQQGKGFVVPGTDKPTAFRPPGYPFMIAMMPGSTSSPERAIAMLHIAAGILTVLLTRQLAEEVGLSTMSGNLAALLVALDPLLIRYSALPMTEVVSALTLTGGMVLWIQFRNRLHLRSAADGEISSGTQENSTSRRTGWLGFLAGIVLGFSSLVRPIGLVVMAFLSSELLTSLALAPQEKRSLRSGNLFVRMLKFVSPCTVSSAGFLLAISPWVTRNFVEFQTFIPATTHGGYTLALGNNPDYYRDVINGDATKPWDGEKLDQWQKRMASEARAAGIAIGDEKATDTWMYSQAFQAIQSQPANFVRASWLRIRTFWAISPTGAVSDVQRLLSSIWYAGLWFAIIGLILVRLTCRIAKRMPFFSTKSAPIWLTVLAFQLMHTFYWTDARMRAPLMPALAVLVALAFRWTHAFFTGPLTKGAVNDLYLCDTGIPDSGTGRSAERVTSV
- a CDS encoding DUF1553 domain-containing protein → MSVHFRSSIHFRSLCPVAVSLVLILILNAFGPQARLRADEPAAEAGNSPSEMVDFERQVRPLLEEHCLGCHAADAQEGDLRLDSLTSLSAGGRSGSLLIPGNADESLLISAIRYGDESLQMPPDQKLPAEAVQTIVDWINQGARHPDGMITVAVPAPPFDVEKEKQFWAFQPVARPSVPVVDGAVVANPIDAFIAARLTEVSLRQNPAADKRTLIRRATFDLTGLPPTPAEIEAFLADETPEAFSVVIDRLLASPHYGEHWGRHWLDVVRYADSNGLDENVAHGNAFRYRDYVVKSLNDDKPFDQFVREQLAGDLLVTDEMSESQKHELLIGTGFLSLGPKVLAEADKTKMLMDILDEQINTTGVAFMGLTFGCARCHNHKFDPISQADYYSMVGIFKSTYTMESLKTIAKWHENSVATEEDLQRLEEHKSRLEAAKAEIASTIQTAKASLVSGLSDAEAESRFSDETRAALKQLRDEQKQLEASVPELPTAMGVKEGSPETSRINIRGSHLTLGRPVRRDVPAVLRLGPEYQIPETASGRLQFANWLVDPQHPLTARVMVNRVWRWHFGRGIVASTDNFGHLGDHPTHPKLLDWLACELMDGKWSLKSLHRTILLSHTWQQSSESNPAGEDADPANHLLWRSGVHRLDAESIRDAILAVSDRLDRTMGGSLLHVKNREFLFNHTSKDETRYDAPRRSIYLPLIRNNIYDGFSLFDCTDAAVANGNRSTSTVASQALFMMNSELLIESAQQLARVTLSEGGASPQERIDWLFGRTMGRPATAKERNAVIATLQTLRERSVSAGSGPSEGETPRENSEEAAWAIVCQSLLASNEFIYVR
- a CDS encoding translation initiation factor, with protein sequence MGLLAGTIFDRPPHCDVCERLESECICPPPEPEQKQYLAPGKQTARLAVEKRKRGKMVTVIRGLNANDSDLPGLLTRLKTHCGAGGSMGDEDTLEIQGTHLDRIRAELQKIGYKVKG
- a CDS encoding DUF1501 domain-containing protein yields the protein MKNSAVGFGWLAAQALLQQQASSDDAVISGRHSTSASPFHFAPRAKRVIFMFMKGGPSQVDTFDYKPQLQKDDGKPLPFDKPRVTFAATGNLLGSPWRFRPYGESGIPVSSLFPHVAKHVDDICFLNSVHGTNAAHGGAALKLHTGSDTFVRPGMGAWVNYGLGTENDNLPGFVTICPTLAHGGVNNWGSAFLPAECQGVPLGVASQPSTNANVKYIANSKWSPEAQRTQLDLMKQLNEFHKHQAAGSESALEARIKSFELAFRMQSEMPRVQDLSQESAATLEMYGLNNTITEDFGRQCLLARRFAEAGVRFIQVTHSDTNVQWDQHSSLRTGHEKNAAEVDQPIAALIADLKQRGLLDDTLLLWGGEFGRTPVAQGKDGRDHNPEGFTMWMAGAGVRGGMRYGATDEYGFYATENKMHIHDVHATMLHLLGLDHLRLTYRYAGRDFRLTDVAGNVHHAVIG
- a CDS encoding prolyl oligopeptidase family serine peptidase, with the protein product MRSICFRKTVLLLLLISFPETKAWSELPELMEFTTTSPLDQEVQNVRFWAPENANTAETPVLVFLHSWSGDYRQDNSKWFAQAVKRGWIFLHPDFRGVNNSPKACGSVFARQDILDAMAECRRRFRIDHKRVYLAGVSGGGHMSLLMAGHHANEFSAVSAWVGISDLAEWHSFHVRDGKPQRYAQMIEKSLSGPPGVSGERDADYRDRSPLFHLSRVGNLPVDIYAGVEDGHSGSVPVSHSLRAFNEIARIQNAELISESEIEQIRHSKRLAVPTPSDLRGIEDFGRTIHLHRTAGNASVTIFDGGHESLPEIACDRLASHQRAVPVTMPVINQQ
- a CDS encoding SDR family NAD(P)-dependent oxidoreductase, translating into MSNRILEGKVALVTGSGRGLGRSFAEHLASLGCSIGFHGMRENGPAEYGEGTTLTDTAQQVAGKYGVKACRVLGDLTIQDDANRVVQTVCDELGPLDILVHNAGGDIAAAGGKPNPNDAVHIKVEDIRAVLDRNLLSTILTCQAAAKVMMPRGSGRILTISSIAAFKGLASSSIYATAKAAVVEYTRCLAEQLRTSNINVNSLAPGDTRTGRFLGTRTVEESRLVTEGTLDRIGLVEEVTRVVEFFAGPLGDFVTGQVLRVDGGSQIWSA